The genomic region CACCTGGGTGCTTTTTAAGCTTTGGCAGTGGATACAGTTGCCAGGATTCCTGGATCCATCGCCTTCCTCGGAagcacagaaagtgaagaacagcgCGGGTAGTGGAGGGTCTTCAGTGACCACCCCCGACTGGGACTTATTCTGGGTCCtatcttccaagttgtccattccCCTGTCCCAGAACTGCTACCTCCGATGCCAGTGGACAGGGAACAAGATAGAGGATGTTCATATCTTCCGGCTGGACACCCACCCTTTGAGCACTTGGCTCTCATGGTCTCGTCCTGGCTACCCACACACGCCTGCCCTCTGACAGTAGTGCGCTTGCGCCAGGGGAGGTGAGGAGCTGGGGAGGCCCTGCCCACTTGGCCACGCCTTTGCTCCCAACCTCTGCCAAGGGCCTTCCTGGCCTTGCCAAGGGAAGAGATGTGGGTGTCGCAGCCCGCCCCTGTGGAAGAGACGCACCTTGAAGCCGTCTTCAGTGGCGATGAGGAGCACGTCGAAGGGCTGCCCGCGCTGGAAGGGGATGCCTGAGCCCCGCTCCTCTGCGCCCCAGGTGCCACGCTCCAGGGAGTTGAAGACCACCGTGGACTCGTCGAGGCGGGGGTTGAAATGCAGGGCAGCATCACTGCCCGGTTCCTCACTGCACAGCAGGTTCACGTAGAACCTGGCAGGTGGTGAAGAGCATTTGATAGAGGAGTTACCCTTTGCCAGGGCACATCCATATTTACAGGAACCTGAGAGCCACACACCAGGGAAAGAGGGGTGGTGGACTGGAGGCCATGGGGCCCAGATTGCAGGGCACCCGAAAACCAACCGGAGACCTGGACACACATCCACCTAGACCATGGTCACTGTGCTGTGGCCTGGGTCCCCCTCATTTGCAGAGTCTGGGAGATGCCAAGGACTTATGGTCCTGAAGACCAGGGTGCTCCCAGTTCCCAGAGGGCTGGGGCAATACCAGGGACCCCAAAATTCCCAGGCACTGTAGATTCTCAGAAATCCTGAAGATCcctacccaggaagccctaggATTGATTGCCTAGGCCTCCTACATGCCCAGGGCACCTCTGAATCACAGGTTATATTTGCAGAGTGGCTGTGGACTTGGACTGGAAGTCATATGATTGCCCTGGAACCCCCAGATTCTTTGATGTAGGGACCCCACCCGCACAGTCATGGGACAGATAAGTGAAAACGTCAGATTCCAGAAGGGCAGAAATAGCCTGGGGATTCCAAGATCCTGGTGGGAAAAGCTGGCCTGGGGCTTTGTTCTCTGGGCTGTAAAAGTAGGGTTCACTGAGTCTGGAAACCTCCCACCCATTAGCGCTGAGGCTCGGGGGTCTCACCTGCTAGCCTTGTCGGGGACTAAACCACGAATTCTCAACACAGTGCCCACTCGGATGCCCTCGGGCAGCGAGGTCTTGTGGGGGACGTTCTGCAGCAGCCAGAGTGGAtcagggaggcagaggagagagacaagTGGGTCAGCTGTGGGGAGAACATGACCAGGACCCAGAGCAGCAGaatcagagaggagaaaagggccCAGAGACACGGGAAAGACAGCCAGGGGCAGAGAGGAACACAGAGAACCAACAGGAAGACATTCAGAGGGATAGAAAGATAGAAAGGAAGGGGAAACCAATGGGGGAGGGATGAGAGCATGGGGGTGGGTTGGATGAACCCAGAAACCACAGCCCAGAACATCCCAGCACCCCGGAACACCCACTTTCTCCTTGAAACAGGAGCCCTCAGccaagccccagcccctcccctctgccaGCGCAGCCTTGGGTCCAAACCCCCCCAGCCTGCACACCCCTGAGCACTCACAAAGCTCCCGGCCATGGCTGGAACAGCGGGACGGCAGTGGCGGTGGTGGGTATGACTGCTGGGACCTTAAGTAAAAGCAGGGTGTGCCTGGCCCTGGTGACTCACCCTTTCCACACCCACCACCCACAGCTGGCACAGACCCTGGCCCCGGGGCCATGCTGGCCCAGCGCCCTCTCTCTAGGGCCTCTGATGCCCCTGCCATCCCGAAGATTCCCAGGTGTGCGGTCCGTCCCCTTTGAGCTAATAGTGATAGGAACAGTTAACAATAATCATCAtaacagcacagcacacagcgcAGAAGGCTCGTTGAGACACCATCCCTCCAGCCCTGCCTTCCTGCTGCCTGGTGGAGACAGAAGACTCTCCCATCCATTTCATCTTAGAAAATCTGAGTCCTGAGAGGTGAAGGTGTGAGCTGAAACTGCAGCCTCTCTTCCAGGTTAGGACCTGCTGCCTTGGGCTAAGGATGGGTCTCCCCTGAAATTCCAGTTGATGCTTCTGTAATGTAATAATAACCATGGCAACAAGGATAATGATAGGAAAGGCAGCTACGAGGGACAGGATATTCTGCCCAATGGTCAAAGCTGTATCCTTGGTGCCtagtgcagtgcctggcacagagtgagtgctcagtaaatgtggagaaagaaagaagaaaagataacgAGAAGGGCCACTGACAAAGCCTCGGGCTTGTCTGCATGGGAGCGACCACTGATCTCTGACAGGCCACTGAGCATAGGGCCACTGATCACCCTTAtctgacagataaggaaactgaggctcagaaaggagaAGCAGTTTGCCCAAGAAACACAGCTGAGCAGAACCACGTGGACCATGTGTCTGGCTTTCTTCATCTCTGGAAGTTCCTCCCTGGTTTAGTCTGTCTCCAGGATGCTCTAGTCTCTCTGGCTGTCCTGTGTCTCTGTCCTCCCCTGTTCCTGTCCTCACATGTTCctgtctgtttctcttctttgagtctctctccttccacctcccagaatcgCCTCCTCTCTCCCACCTGGTGTTCAGGATAAGGGAAGGGAGTTGGCCAGTGGAGGGGAAGGGTGTCTTAGGACCTACCCCCAACCCAgtccaaggaagagaaaaatgtggGCCCCTCTGCCCAGGCCAAGTCCGCACAGCCCAAGGCTCCTGAAGGGGCATGCAGGTATGAAGGGTGGTGTGAGAAGGAGAATGTTGATAGAGGGTTCTGGAAGGCAGGGAACAGGGCAGTGGGGAGCTGAGCAGAAACTCCTCCTAGAAGCCCTGGCAGCCTACCACTCCATTTCCAtctccccaccccgcccacccCTGTTGGTGCCCTACCCAGCAGAGGGAGAAAAGGCCTGGGGCTGAGTCAGGAATGGAGACTTTGGGTGGAGACGTGCAGAGTCAGAACCTGATCCACCgccctcagcctcccagcctccagccccatCACTGCACACAGTTGGTACAGCGGGTGCGGGCAAGCGTCTCAGAGAGCAAGGGTGGGAAACTGCATTTGGGTGGGGGCTACAGTCACCTGCATTTGGCAGAAGAGAAAGTGGGCTTAGAGAGGGCCAGCCTCTCCCCAAGGCCTCATGGGGAGGACGGGGCCAGGGGCTGGAGCTGATCTGTGTGCCAAGGACACCCACCTCATGGAGATTTTAAACAGAGaggacaaggacttccctggttggtccattggctaagactcagcacttccaatgcagagggcctgagttcgacccctggtcagtgaactaataTCCCAGATGTTGCAGCAGTGACACTGAAGTTAGAGAAGCctacacactgcaacaaagacccagcacacccaaaataaaataaataaaagtatttttaaatctggAGAGGACTGTGGGGTTTGAGGTGATGACATCGATGTCCATTCAGATGGAAAGTTTCCCAGAATGATGGGTTCCGTTACTCTGATCAGTAATCGTGTACCTTTTGTATATGTCATTCTGTATATTGCTGTGTATCCTGGTAGTTTATCTTTTCCTAATTTCTTCATTGTCTCTGGATATTTCTCCACATGCTGCCGACCTGCACGTCCAGGCTTGTTTTTGATGTTTGGTCAAATGAGGCATTCAATCTGTTATCAGTTTGATTGCTGGTTCACTTCTCATAATTCAGATGTGGGATGCATTCTTATTCATCTGTGTTGATTATCTTCTGTCAGTTTGGAAATAATATACttggtatcttttatttttttaacttctaaataAGTGGTGAATGTAGTTATTTCCCAatactctttttgttttctcaagcTATATGCAATACTCATAAATCAGATCACCCAGGTTTCAACATGAGTCTTGACAATATACAGACCTGGGCAACCACCACCCCAATCAAGGTTTATCTCCTGAAAAAGTCTGCCCCCTACCACCTGCCCCAGGACACACTGCCATTCCTTAGTATTGAGCTAACACGTTCATTTGCcgtgaaaataaaaaaaagaatgcccaGCAGGTTGTGTGTCTCTCCTAAAATCAGTTGTAAATACCTGTGTGTGTTGAAAGGTGACAAATACATCACCCAAAATATGCCTTTTGGttataaggattattttgaactTTCAGCACTTGAAAAACAGCAAATACAGGAAGGTCATTCTAATCTCCACTTTTCTCCTGAAAACAGGAGATAAAAACTGCCAAGTGAAAGATGCTCTACTTGTACCCTAAGAAAGGAACAACTTTATCAGCAAGGTGAGACCTAGGGAGGCCTTGTTAAaataattcttgcctgggacttccctggcaatccagtggttaagactctgcactctcacttcaggggaactaagatcatacaGGGTCattgcagccataaaaaagaaaaaaagattcatatCTTCCTTTAGCCTCTCCACATATTAGTTTAGTTACTTTTCCACAATTCCTTTCATTGTTCTTAACTTGTAGGAGTAGCTGCTTCTTTGTGTTTGTTTCCTTATGAGGGCTCCAGGATCATGTAAAACATTTGAATGTGTATTCATTTCTTCTGTGTTGATTTGGTATGTCAGTTTAATTCTCAGGCCttgctaagagaaaaaaaaaagaaaaggaagataaaggTAGAAATTTGCCTACCCTCCCATATGTAGACACACACTTGTCTTCCTGTATTCCCACCTGGTCCCCGCAGAGGGCCTGGGAGCAGAGACATC from Muntiacus reevesi chromosome 2, mMunRee1.1, whole genome shotgun sequence harbors:
- the LGALS7 gene encoding galectin-7, with translation MAGSFNVPHKTSLPEGIRVGTVLRIRGLVPDKASRFYVNLLCSEEPGSDAALHFNPRLDESTVVFNSLERGTWGAEERGSGIPFQRGQPFDVLLIATEDGFKAVIADSEYHHFRYRIPPGRVRALEVGGDLQLELVKIF